The sequence ACGCTGAAAAAAATAGGCCTTTTGTAGATTCCAGCACGAtaatgaccccaaacacaccTCTAGTATTGTAACCAAGTAGTAACAATCCAATGAGGTACGTGGTTTGAAGTTTCCTGCCCAATTGCCAAATCTCTCCTATGAGAAATCGTAGATCGCAAAGTACGgactaaaaattatgaaatatttcaaaggaaacGATTGAATCTTCAATTGATTCAAGTGATATCCAAAATAATGCAGATCCTTAAAAGGGCCAGACAATTGTTTTGTCAATATCATAATctatatatggggaatttcatgtcaagtgaaccaacttttgaaatcgatgtcttccgatcgggatgaaatttgcaccaaggttagctctattggatagtaactcagacacaatttttcaacaacatcggtcgagaactctctgagttatagggggtaaaattttgacaatttggtcaaacaggggttttttcttatccatgtaacttattacctattgttcttagcaaaatgtgtcccaaatagtatagatagctatttcttcgatctttcgaaaaaaaatatttaaaaaaaaaaaataaaaaatttttaatattttttttccgaaatcaaaaacttttttttttttttttttaaattttttctctttttttttttttttttttttttcttaaaataaagtttagatattttccttgaacacctacttggtcgcttagtgggatgcgagtgggatatctatcaaaataaatattttgtaactcaaaacataaaatttttgactttttttgcaaaatcaaaaactttgttgacttttttttttcaaaatggaaccttttttaatctttttttttaggtcaaacaaaagcttagatattatccttgaagacccttttggtcgcttagtgggatgcgagtgggatatctatcaaaataaatattttttaactcaagacttacaatttttgacttttttttttgcaaatacgatttttttttccaaatgggcccttttttaaaattttttttgtagtcaaaagaaagcttaggtccattccttgaagacccttttggtcgcttagtgggatgcgagtgggatatctatcaaaataaatattttgtaacgcaagacatacaatttttaattttttttttgcaaaatcaaaatttttttccaatatgggcccttttttaatttttttttttgctcaaaagaaagcctaggtccattcctttaagatatttttagtcccttagtgggatgcgagtgggatatctatcaaaataaatattttgtaaaaattttttaatttttttttgcaaaatcgaaatttttttccaatatgggacttttttttaaaaatttttttttgctcaaaagaaagcttaggtcttttcctttaagacctattttgtcacttaggaagatgtgagtaggatatctattaaaataaaaataaactcaagacattcaattattgactttttttttgcaaattcgaattttttttcaaaatgggcccttttttaaaaatttttttttagtcaaaagaaagcttaggtccattcctttaagatattttaggtcccttagtgggatacgagtgggatatctatcaaaataaatattttgtaactcaagatatacaatttttgattttttggcaaaatcaaaaacttttttgacttttttttaaaatgggccctttttgtattttttttttttttgctataaagaaagcttaggcctattcctttaagatggttttgatcgcttagtgggatgcgagtgggatatatatcaaaataaatgttttgtaactcaagacatacaatttttgtgttaaaacatttcttttgatagatatcccactcgcatcccactaagggactaaaaatatcttaaaggaatggacctaggctttcttttgagcaaaaaaaaaaattaaaaaagggcccatattggaaaaaaattttgattttgcaaaaaaaaattaaaaaattgtatgtcttgcgttacaaaatatttattttgatagatatcccactcgcatcccactaagggactaaaaatatcttaaaggaatggacctaagctttcttttgactacaaaaaaaattttaaaaaaagggcccatttggaaaaaaaatcgtatttgcaaaaaaaaaagtcaaaaattgtaagtcttgagttaaaaaatatttattttgatagatatcccactcgcatcccactaagcgaccaaaagggtcttcaaggataatatctaagcttttgtttgacctaaaaaaaaagattaaaaaaggttccattttgaaaaaaaaagtcaacaaagtttttgattttgcaaaaaaagtcaaaaattttatgttttgagttacaaaatatttattttgatagatatcccactcgcatcccactaagcgaccaagtaggtgttcaaggaaaatatctaaactttattttaagaaaaaaaaaaaaaaaagagaaaaaatgttaaaaaaaagtcaaaaaagtttttgatttcggaaaaaaaatattaaaaattttttattttttttttaaatattttttttcgaaagatcgaagaaatagctatctatactatttgggacacactttgctaagaacaataggtaataagttacatggataagaaaaacccctgtttgaccaaattgtcaaaattttaccccctataactcagagagttctcgaccgatgttgttgaaaaattgtgtctgagttactatccaatagagctaaccttggtgcaaatttcatcccgatcggaagacatcgatttcaaaagttggttcacttgacatgaaatgccccatatatataaaactacaaGGCCAGACTCACTCGCCCAGCACAAACCGTTAAAGCTAGAAACTTGtaattaatatttcaattttcagaattaaattatgttcttattttttgttgttaccccctgtctatacttaacaaatatttatcataacaattaatgacgtttgttgtcaagacaaagttgtctgtacAAAAGCagtaacaattttgtcataacgaagcaataatactaataaatggagactatacctgataattttttatccagacaaccattttgaagtttattatgataaaaatttatcaggtataaccaGTAGGTTAATATAAGTAAATTAAAGTATgtattaaaagtattaaatgaaatattaaaaaaaaaatacaaatgtttcTATTGTATTATCAATCAACATAAAATTGAGGAAGTCCatgttttttttagcattttgtgAAGAAGACTTggaattaataattaataaatgaaatcaTGGTCATCACATCCAAAATTTTACGaaaagttaagaaaaatttgttaaaagttcCCAATAATGtactgtatttaaaaaaaaataaaaattgcttaaataaAAAAGGTATAATAGCTTTTTTTGCGCTACCCTgtataataaaaagttaaaaatacaatattcttTTTCAtgcgaaatttttgtttgtttacaaaatagaaaacaaaactaataaaaacaatataaatgcatttattaataatgtggAGATCATACAAAATTAAGATATAGCAGAGAAGAAATAGGAATATTAAAATCAGATTCAAATTACAGAAAAATAAAGTGATTTAATTCGCATTAAttgaaacttttataaaaatactagGTACCTATAAACCAAAGTAAGGAAATACTGATTTTATGTATATCGTATAAACTACAATTCGAAACCAGCAATACAATATGGATcgggtttatattaaaaaaaataaaatatgaatcttTTAAAGTTTATGCCTATTTGTTTAGAAGAAGTGTACTCAAATGTCGCTACGATTTGTACCTATCATAGCTTTATGCTatgattaataaatattttgctttattaGCAACAATAAGTCTGACAAAGAATAACACAAGTCTCATATCTACAATATTTCACAATAACccattttttctttagtttttataaaaaaaatacgcagtagaaatatttttgcttatttaaCAAAAGACATTTTTACCAATAATGTATAGGTAcatataacaatattatttgtaaaaaaggtaataatataaatatacagtAAAATGAAACCAAAAGATAAAATgacaatgaaaaaaataatatcaacAGGATAATTGCTAGATAAGAGATGGGTCATGGCTACAAAAAAACACACCAAAGgaccataaaataaaagtaaacaaataagACTACAATAATTTGTACATACACTGATATATACCttgtatataatataaaaaataagaaataacatACATGTAAGAGTATATTACATGACGCAGTAAATGAcaacgaaaagaaaaaaaaaacagaatatcAAAAAGGGAAAAATCAATAAATGCACTTGACTGAACCTGACACAAGGATACACAATATGAAATATATAACGAAATATACAGTAAGTGGAACTCAATGTTCAATGCTATATACTACTGATGAAATCAGCCAAATTCTCGTATATCAATTATTAGCATTGTATACAAGGACAATAGTGTCaaggaattttaatttaattgaaaaaaagtgttattttattacAGTTTTCTGTACAGGAACTTACCCCCAATAAAGATTTCTCCAGATGATCTTTTCCAAAGCCCAGACCCAAGGGCAATGGTAATTTAAAAGCCTTTTCAATTGAGGGTTTTGTTATAATTGTCATGTTAGCTAATTGTTTCTTctgttttatttctattaaaaattaaacagttCTTCACAAATCACAACTTATTCAAAATATACTAGAAAGAAATGGAAAATTAGTTTTAcacttttgatgttttttttgcaaagatacagttatttattttatatctattttttacaatatgtattatattttactttttctttactTTCTATATTTGTTGGTTCTTTTCTGTTCAAGCTCTGAATAAAATTTGCTCCAAAAATCGTTTAAGAAAAAATAGTAaacaccaaggcgaatttattaaTAAGGTGATGACGATacaacaacatttacaaaaaccacttacaatgttttagtttttgttgtttgagCTGTCAAAATCTGTCTATTGTTTTGTGTCTTTTACGTTTGGAGTAGTTTTCGCCGCAACAAACACTAGTAAATTTGACAGCTCGAACATCTAAgcaacaaaagcaaaaaataatctGCTGTGGCGTCAATACCACCTTAtattaaattcgccttggtaaaCACCAGCGTTGCCACACATAAACTATTCCTacctacttttttttttattaaaattacaaaaggaagtaaattatttaataatctaggtattttataactcaaattCTGCTTGTGTCATTTATAAACCAATCATAACGAATTGGCCATTTACAAGGTTCATGCAGAATACTATTACGATACAAagatttattcattaaatttgtttagggATTTCACTGTAGGACTTAATGATCTTatccaaggtgcatttaataaggtgccatcggcagcacagctgattatagaaatagcacgcacaaatgtcaaactacatatataaaaaatattcgcccgtacgtccgtatgtcaaactctatatataaaaaataagtgaattcgcctgtatttatttcaattcgccactgctgtcaccttgttaaatacgccttgatctTATCCttgcaaaatttattgaattacaATACCTATATTGTATATTTGACATAATGGCGTtccggcgaatattttttatatatgtagtttgacatttgtgctagctattctataatcagctgtgctgccgatggcaccttattaaatgcaccttggtgaCTGcgatcaaggcgtatttaacaaggtgacagcagtggcgaatttaaataaatacaggcgaattcacttattttttatatatagagtttgacatacggacgtacgggcgaatattttttatatatgcagtttgacatttgtgcgagctatttctataatcagctgtgctgccgatggcaccttattaaatgcaccttgactgcgatgaaacaactgattatttttttatgcagtttgaattgtcaattcacttgtggttgttgtggcgaaaaatacaacaaacccaaaagcaaaaacaacaacaggcaactttgacagtacacctactttttaacaaaaacaaagtacttgttgtttttggtattgttgtagtgatgcagtcacccaaggcgaattcatataaggtggtgtcagttctacaaaaacaacgattggtcttaacaaatgtcaaaaaaccaaaatgaaaaattcaacaaataagtatttaaacttaatatagtgtagataattgaatagtgagggctttaattATTTAcgtaaataatacattttttaattcacttattttttatatatagagtttgacatacgggcgtacgggcgaatattttttatatatgtagtttgacatttgtgcgagctatttctataatcagctgtgctgccgatggcaccttattaaatgcaccttgcttgaacccaaggtgcatttaataaggtgccatcggcagcacagctgattatagaaatagctcgcacaaatgtcaaactacatatataaaaaatattcgcccgtacgtccgtatgtcaaactctatatataaaaaataagtgaattcgcctgtatttatttcaattcgccactgctgtcaccttgttaaatacgccttgcttGAACCCTTCCAAGGCGAAATTAACACAGCTGAGTAAAGGGTTGCCAAGTCTTTTAGTGCATAAAAttatgcattttaaaaatggcaaaaaattatggaataaatatttaaaaacaaatatgacTATATCTGTGTTTACTTTATTATATCTTTCAATATCATATTGGtttgtttttatcatttgataaaaaaaaattaaaatagattttagataatttattgAGGAAATTTGGcaactgtatttaaataaattttgaattcatttcgaatatctgtTGCGTAACAATCGGCAACCGTCTTTAccgcatttaaattaaaatcagttCTTcgttgaaaacaattgtattacaACAATTCATTGTTATTACCCTAATTTCATCAGGTGAAATATTGTTGTTAGTAGTTTTCTAAAACGATGGACCAATATACCAAAGGCATTCTCCACTACTGTTCTTGCTCGCGACAGTCTATCGTTGAAAACTATTTGTTCTATGTCAGTGGTATAAAATTAAaaggttttagttttttttttgaaggaaATGCCGCGTCCTCTAAAAAGACATGTGGagcttttattttttgaaaaaataacagttgaaacatatttttagacttttagaaagtattttttatattttatttaagttatcgttataattttaaattgtagccTTTCGttataaatatgtacttaattatataaatgtatttaagtaataaaaaaaatgtattaactataaatttaataattttattttaataaacaagctagctaatttttaattaaagacaaaaaaattgtgtatgtatatgtacatttttttaatttaattaaaaaaaagtcgatTCCCTGAAGCTGGCAAAAATTTGAACGTAAaactaagttattaaaaatataatttaaacaatattagacttttttttagaagaaaatACTATGAAAAAAGTTAAAGGCTAAAGAAACTAGcggttttcaattttaaactagtttaaaattATGATTGTTAGTAtgtaatttgatttaaaaatcaaatcaatGGATAACTATAACAATATGGaaacaaatatgtaaaatttttaaaatcttaatcaAGTTTTTCCATACTGAAATTGTTAAGTCAATTAATAGGAGGAGTCTACTAACTATAAGTGCGATAAATACAGTCCATTTTcccaatcgaaacaaatattgaCACCGAAGAAATCCCAATAGGCAGTCATATGATAACCCATATTGGTAAAAACTACTATGTACTCGAATAAGGCAAAGAAAGTATAAACtgcaaaagaataataaaaatgttataggtattaatatgtatgtatatgttaaaatattctaaacaCTTACCTCCCGGTTCACATTTTGCATTGTGCCTTAAGAAAAAATAGCCCGCCATGGCAAATGCCACCAAATTtgtaagaaacaaataaaatttaaatctaacAGATTTCTCTTCCAATTCTGTTAATTGTAGTTTACGCCCatttttatgtagaaaatatGTTATCAGCATGTATAGTTCACTGCAAGCAATAAAAGTTACAAACGAATTCCTATGCATTTCGTAATCATCGGAAGAAGTCCATAGTGACAAACTTAGTAaagcaaaattttctattatatttaaAGTCACCGCGGTGCGAGCAAAAATGCGACGATTCTTGCGTATATGATCACGATAGTATTTTGAGTAGATGTGT comes from Calliphora vicina chromosome 2, idCalVici1.1, whole genome shotgun sequence and encodes:
- the LOC135951940 gene encoding post-GPI attachment to proteins factor 2-like; amino-acid sequence: MLPTYERLNAPKTLINVAFSKLAIGAVSLALGAFLFTIIWTLMFDFERATYTHCDVPNYLPSISAAIGNYEPQKTVWRLAIILHLPIRLAVSHIYSKYYRDHIRKNRRIFARTAVTLNIIENFALLSLSLWTSSDDYEMHRNSFVTFIACSELYMLITYFLHKNGRKLQLTELEEKSVRFKFYLFLTNLVAFAMAGYFFLRHNAKCEPGVYTFFALFEYIVVFTNMGYHMTAYWDFFGVNICFDWENGLYLSHL